A single genomic interval of Festucalex cinctus isolate MCC-2025b chromosome 16, RoL_Fcin_1.0, whole genome shotgun sequence harbors:
- the dennd4c gene encoding DENN domain-containing protein 4C isoform X1: protein MIEDKGHRVTDYFVVAGLTDKSAPLEHDLSEAKSSGPKAPITDLAIINRSAGEAVPEGFTCIDSTHSGQPANLNHGSLKSPELFLCYKRSRGKPPLIDVGVLYEGKERLIQGCEVIQATPYGRCANVNNSSATSQRIFVTFRRAPPVQPQNSLVVTDICVIVTSKGETPPHTFCKVDKNLNCGMWGSSVFLCYKKSVSATTSITYKAGLIFRYPEEDYESFPLSESVPLFCLPMGAKIECWAPKTRDPLPIFSTFVLTIGSGEKVYGSAIQFYEPYPMDLLSEKQKIHLGLLTSVEKKMIPNRHLNANKCICLLSRWPFFESFRKFLMFLYKLSVSGPHPLPIEKHISHFMHNVSFPSPQRPRILVQLSAHDNLILSQPVSTPLPLSGADYGTLLINLGSENCATLLHFVLLESKILLHSLRPAVLTGVAEAVVAMIFPFQWQCPYIPLCPLSLAGVLNAPCPFIVGVDSRYFDLYDPPPDVVCVDLDTNTIYLSDEKKHNNWKNLPKKPCKSLVNSLSNLHHQLATVSVRQMALTDSAVDMTPIEADFTWHKKKTALEMEIQEAFLRFMASILKGYRSYLKPITQAPSEKATAADSLYDLQGFLKSRDRAHQKFYSQLTKTQIFIRFIEECTFVSDKDTGLAFFDDCVEKLFPLYKITDKGTKVEGESSEDTRLLELDESQKSEHTVFVMPPEPPAVDGDKPHPKYTYKGFPWLKMELFDRPMELRPAISSRAAGASLSSSPALLAKRTKQEIKLAYKMAKRFYSDPQLWARCLFSHCYSLWFICLPAAVRLAKSKGRAMQQAYNVLLKMRTTEVEVLDEVCYRVVMQLCGVWGLPVMAVRVLVEMKKAGIHPNAITYGYYNKAALESPWPSRNRSGLFMWTKLRNVLRGVAQFKHALNQSSSRKKPTVENTEGASSDRLSHCSGDSSGDVNMEEHLFARSQHAGDAGHKKGHMSSHSDQGYGSKDELLQEIADQSHSVDPPTDKRRGDIAGSVDSAVAVAEPPSPIDAHTSVPSIVKLSTESFDAGNESIKGKLFRRHSKADVSLPDDDASPEAGHASNQSHKQRKKAFAQRSRSFSAETRAGMLSEKGVDHMAGQLGADARILAAALSTGQAANSPGGASKALFQDLEEEPEDFQGLSLGNLPTEEEKDVDVEYEGTIQKPEGKRSEANEESGVRALNLERADVEVGADPLSLLVSESQESASVNSQEPPRSVPPVVSRNLAEEIEMYMSLRSPLGAKSTSMELKQAQVDSTDGPPSKQSLERRSSLPAPPPQTPTGSPAHTPKRSPATVTRSKTFVAKTKPPVKRTAGPAVRSSSLSPLIKSPQGGSLGSVINSISAIKMDNLLSGPKIDVLKSGMKQAANVASKMWVAVATAYSYSDDEEEQGQSGGGFPASLDEHILTGHDMDDSPERGAIPGLVANGLNQSCTSIGSSSGSSDTGRGTQHTHATPGRAGKAPDSEQGSSHHASSSSIFQNYALEVLMSSCSQCRSCEALVYDEQIMAGWTANDSNLNTNCPFCRAAFLPLLHIEFHDLRTMTGFYINPSASGDSIHSSSGGQATASSDMKTQDHVGFPVQEPRETLAHSPGAHKSLVPEPAQSDPLGLLEHQASAKRSSGGTSLTRSNSIGGPLQNLDSPLRPGHGVSTTSLPGSLHEMSDGMATKKPNPKPVSVPYLSPLVLRKELETLLENEGDQVIYTHKFLSQHPIIFWNLVWYFRRLDLPSHLPGLILTSEHCNNGTQLPLTSLSQDSKQVYIQILWDNINLHQEAGDPLYLLWRTLLEKKGTLAPTDHQEIRTLLNTIVRNIQTNDVYGPINLLIRELKRRPEGINRQRSIYREILFLSLVALGRENIDVEAFDREYHLAYEELSAEQLKSLHHMDRPPSASVQCCLKSFGTPFI from the exons ATGATCGAGGACAAGGGTCACCGCGTAACTGACTACTTTGTGGTGGCCGGCCTGACGGACAAGTCGGCGCCACTGGAGCACGACCTTTCCGAGGCCAAGTCGAGCGGGCCCAAAGCCCCCATCACCGACCTGGCCATCATCAACAGGTCTGCGGGCGAGGCGGTGCCAGAGGGCTTCACCTGCATCGACAGCACCCACAGCGGCCAGCCGGCCAACCTAAACCACGGCAGCCTCAAGAGCCCCGAGCTCTTCCTGTGCTACAAACGGAGTCGAGGAAAGCCACCGCTCATTGATGTCGG CGTTTTGTACGAGGGCAAGGAGCGTCTGATCCAGGGCTGCGAGGTCATCCAGGCCACGCCGTACGGCCGCTGCGCCAACGTCAACAACAGCTCGGCCACCTCGCAGCGCATCTTCGTCACCTTCCGCCGCGCTCCGCCCGTCCAGCCCCAGAACTCTCTGGTGGTGACAGACATCTGCGTCATCGTGACCAGCAAGGGAGAGACGCCACCGCATACCTTCTGCAAGGTGGACAAGAACCTTAACTGCGGCATG tGGGGCTCAAGTGTGTTTCTGTGTTATAAGAAATCTGTGTCTGCGACCACTTCTATCACTTACAAAGCTG GTCTCATATTTCGCTACCCGGAGGAGGATTACGAGTCTTTCCCCCTGTCGGAGTCTGTTCCTCTCTTCTGCTTGCCCATGGGAGCCAAGATCGAATGTTGGGCGCCAAAGACCCGAGACCCTCTACCCATCTTCTCCACGTTTGTGTTGACCATCGGCTCTGGCGAAAAA GTGTACGGTTCGGCCATCCAGTTCTATGAGCCGTACCCGATGGACCTGCTGAGTGAGAAGCAGAAGATTCACCTGGGCCTGCTCACCAGTGTCGAAAAGAAGATGATCCCCAACCGTCACTTGAACGCCAATAAGTGCATCTGCCTCCTCTCCCGCTGGCCTTTCTTTGAGTCCTTCCGCAAATTCCTGATGTTCCTCTACAAGCTGTCCGTTTCAGGCCCGCACCCGCTGCCAATTGAAAA gcacatttcacacttcatgcACAACGTGTCTTTTCCGTCACCACAAAGGCCTCGAATCCTCGTCCAA CTCTCTGCACATGACAACTTGATTCTCTCCCAGCCTGTTTCTACACCTTTACCCCTCAG CGGTGCGGACTATGGCACCCTCTTGATTAATCTAGGCTCTGAAAACTGTGCCACGTTGCTGCACTTTGTGCTGCTGGAGAGCAAAATTCTGCTGCACTCGCTCAGGCCGGCGGTGCTCACCGGAGTGGCAGAGGCTGTGGTCGCG ATGATCTTCCCCTTCCAGTGGCAATGTCCCTACATCCCCCTGTGCCCACTATCCCTGGCAGGGGTCCTCAACGCCCCATGTCCTTTTATCGTGGGCGTCGACTCCCGATACTTCGACCTTTACGACCCGCCGCCAGATGTCGTCTGCGTAGACCTGGACACCAACACCATCTACTT GTCTGACGAGAAGAAGCACAACAACTGGAAGAACCTCCCGAAGAAGCCCTGCAAGAGCTTGGTGAACTCCCTGAGCAACTTGCACCACCAGCTGGCGACAG TTTCAGTCCGTCAGATGGCGCTGACGGACTCCGCGGTGGACATGACACCCATCGAGGCCGACTTCacttggcacaagaagaagacCGCCCTGGAGATGGAGATCCAGGAGGCATTCCTGCGCTTCATGGCCTCCATTCTGAAAGGCTACCGCTCCTACCTCAAGCCCATCACCCAGGCTCCGTCTGAGAAGGCCACAGCCGCCGACTCCCTGTACGATCTgcaag GTTTTCTCAAAAGCAGAGACCGTGCTCACCAGAAGTTCTACTCGCAGCtcaccaagacccaaatattTATCCGCTTCATTGAAGAATGCACATTTGTCAGCGATAAAGATACCGGTTTGGCGTTTTTCGACGACTGCGTTGAGAAG CTCTTTCCCTTGTATAAAATCACCGACAAGGGCACTAAG GTCGAGGGGGAATCATCGGAGGACACCAGACTGTTGGAACTGGACGAGTCGCAGAAGAGCGAGCACACTGTCTTCGTGATGCCTCCCGAGCCACCGGCTGTGGACGGGGACAAGCCGCACCCCAAATATAC TTACAAAGGTTTCCCCTGGCTGAAGATGGAACTATTTGACCGTCCCATGGAGTTACGGCCCGCAATTAGCAGCAGAGCAGCGGGCGCCAGCCTTTCCAGCAGCCCCGCACTACTGGCAAAGCGGACCAAGCAG GAAATCAAGTTGGCATACAAAATGGCCAAGCGCTTCTACAGCGACCCTCAGCTGTGGGCCCGCTGTCTGTTCAGTCACTGCTACAGCCTGTGGTTCATCTGCCTTCCAGCCGCCGTCCGCCTGGCCAAGTCCAAAGGCCGCGCCATGCAGCAGGCCTACAACGTCCTCTTGAAAATGAGGACGACTGAGGTGGAGGTGTTGGATGAG GTGTGTTACAGAGTAGTTATGCAGCTCTGCGGCGTTTGGGGTCTTCCCGTTATGGCCGTGCGAGTTCTGGTTGAGATGAAGAAAGCCGGCATTCATCCCAACGCCATCACATACGGATATTACAACAAG GCAGCCTTAGAGAGCCCGTGGCCCAGCCGGAACCGCAGCGGCCTCTTTATGTGGACCAAGCTTCGCAATGTGCTGCGCGGGGTCGCTCAGTTCAAGCACGCACTGAACCAGTCTTCATCCAGAAAGAAACCCACAGTTGAAAACACAG AAGGCGCGTCATCGGACCGCTTGAGTCACTGCAGCGGCGACAGCTCGGGGGACGTAAACATGGAGGAACACCTGTTCGCTCGGAGCCAACACGCAGGAGACGCTGGACACAAGAAAGGTCACATGA GTAGCCACTCCGATCAGGGCTATGGTTCCAAGGATGAGCTGCTTCAAGAAATTGCTGACCAGTCGCACTCGGTGGACCCTCCCACTGATAAGAGAA GGGGCGACATTGCTGGATCAGTGGACAGTGCCGTGGCGGTGGCAGAGCCTCCCAGTCCCATTGACGCTCACACATCTGTCCCCAGTATTGTGAAATTGTCAACTGAGAGCTTTGACGCTGGCAATGAATCAA TTAAAGGAAAGCTGTTCCGACGGCACAGCAAGGCAGATGTGTCTCTTCCTGATGACGACGCCTCACCCGAAGCTGGCCATGCGTCCAATCAGTCGCACAAGCAGCGGAAGAAAGCCTTTGCCCAGCGCAGCAGAAGTTTCAGCGCTGAAACTCGGGCCGGAATGCTCTCGGAGAAAGGCGTCGACCACATGGCCGGCCAGCTCGGTGCCGACGCCCGCATCCTGGCCGCGGCGCTTTCCACTGGACAGGCTGCAAACAGCCCCGGCGGTGCTTCCAAAGCGCTTTTTCAGGACTTGGAGGAAGAACCTGAAGACTTTCAGGGACTGAGTTTGGGGAATCTACCGACTGAGGAAGAGAAAGATGTGGATGTAGAGTATGAGGGAACGATACAGAAACCGGAAGGGAAACGGAGCGAAGCAAATGAGGAGTCCGGAGTGCGTGCCTTGAACCTGGAGAGGGCGGATGTAGAGGTGGGCGCGGATCCTCTTTCCCTCCTGGTGTCAGAGAGCCAAGAGTCAGCCTCCGTAAACAGCCAAGAGCCCCCACGCTCCGTACCCCCCGTGGTGTCCCGCAACCTGGCAGAGGAAATAGAAATGTACATGAGCCTGCGAAGCCCCCTGGGCGCCAAGTCCACCAGCATGGAACTTAAGCAGGCGCAGGTAGACTCCACCGACGGTCCACCGTCCAAACAGTCTCTGGAACGGAGGTCCAGCCTACCCGCGCCTCCGCCACAAACTCCAACGGGCTCGccggcccacacccccaaaCGCAGCCCCGCCACCGTCACTCGCTCCAAAACGTTTGTCGCAAAGACCAAACCGCCCGTCAAAAGGACCGCCGGCCCGGCCGTACGATCGTCTTCCCTGTCGCCGCTTATCAAATCTCCGCAGGGAGGCTCGCTAGGCTCGGTCATCAACTCCATTTCAGCCATCAAGATGGACAACTTGCTGTCGGGGCCTAAAATTGACGTGCTCAAGTCTGGAATGAAGCAGGCGGCCAACGTAGCCAGCAAAATGTGGGTGGCTGTCGCCACCGCTTACTCATACTCGGATGATGAG GAAGAACAAGGACAAAGCGGAGGAGGTTTCCCCGCCAGCCTGGATGAACACATTTTGACTGGGCACGATATGGACGACAGCCCGGAGAGAGGTGCAATCCCGGGTTTGGTGGCCAACGGCCTGAACCAGAGCTGCACCAGCATCGGCAGTAGCAGCGGCAGTAGCGACACGGGCCGAGGGACGCAGCACACAC ATGCAACCCCCGGGCGAGCGGGCAAAGCTCCGGACTCTGAGCAAGGCTCTTCACACCacgcctcctcctccagcaTCTTCCAGAACTACGCACTGGAG GTGCTGATGTCCAGCTGCTCGCAGTGTCGCTCCTGCGAAGCGCTGGTGTACGACGAACAGATCATGGCGGGATGGACGGCTAACGACTCCAACCTCAACACAAATTGTCCTTTCTGTCGCGCGGCCTTCCTTCCCCTGCTGCACATTGAGTTTCATGACTTGCGCACTATGACAGG GTTCTACATCAATCCCAGTGCTTCTGGAGACAGCATTCACAGTTCCAGCGGTGGCCAAGCAACAGCTTCAAGTGACATGAAGACACAAGACCATGTCGGTTTCCCTGTGCAGGAACCAAGAGAGACTCTGGCTCACAGTCCTGGAGCACATAAGAG TCTTGTTCCAGAGCCAGCGCAGTCTGACCCACTGGGTCTACTGGAGCACCAGGCGTCAGCCAAAAGAAGCAGCGGCGGCACGTCACTCACACGCAGCAACAGCATCGGCGGCCCGCTGCAGAACCTGGACTCCCCTCTGCGACCCGGTCATGGCGTCTCCACCACCAGCCTCCCCGGCAGCCTGCACGAGATGTCG GATGGAATGGCGACCAAAAAGCCTAACCCCAAGCCCGTGTCCGTGCCATACCTAAGCCCCTTGGTGCTGCGCAAAGAACTGGAGACTCTTCTGGAGAATGAGGGAGACCAG GTGATTTACACCCACAAGTTCCTCAGCCAGCATCCCATCATCTTCTGGAACCTCGTGTGGTATTTCCGACGCTTGGACCTGCCCAGTCACCTACCTGGCCTCATCCTGACCTCCGAACATTGCAACAACGGCACGCAG CTGCCGCTGACGTCGCTGTCCCAGGACAGTAAGCAAGTATACATCCAGATCCTGTGGGACAACATCAACCTCCATCAAGAGGCTGGAGATCCCCTTTACCTGCTTTGGAGGACCTTAT TGGAAAAGAAGGGTACATTGGCGCCGACGGATCACCAGGAGATCCGCACGCTCCTCAACACCATCGTCCGCAACATCCAGACCAACGACGTCTACGGCCCCATCAACCTCCTGATCCGAGAGCTCAAACGCCGTCCAGAAGGCATCAATCGGCAGAG GAGTATTTACAGAGAAATATTATTCCTCTCCCTTGTGGCGTTGGGACGAGAGAACATCGACGTAG AGGCTTTTGACAGGGAGTACCACCTGGCCTACGAAGAGCTTAGCGCAGAGCAGCTCAAGTCTCTGCACCACATGGATCGGCCACCCAGCGCCAGCGTCCAGTGCTGCCTCAAATCTTTCGGCACCCCGTTCATCTAA